GATCGACGATGGCCTTGAGGATTTTGTCCGGGTGTTTGGCGGCAATTTCCTCGATGTCCATGCCGCCGGCGCCGGAGGCGATGAACACGATGCGCTCCAGCGCGCGATCCAGCAGACAGGCCAGATACAACTCACGGCTCACTGCGCTCGGTTGCTCGATCAGCAGGCGCTGCACCGGTTGGCCGGCGGAACCGGTCTGATGCGTCACCAGTTTCGTGCCGAGCAGGCTGCCGGCTGCCTGTTCCAGTGCCGCGCGGCCGGTGACCTTCTTTATTCCTCCGGCCTTGCCACGGCCACCGCCGTGGATCTGCGCCTTCACCACCCAGCTGTCGCCGCCCAGTTCATCGGCGGCTTTCAGCGCCTCGGCCACGGAAAAGGCGGGCCGGCCCGGCGGGATCGGCACGCCGTATTCGGCGAGCAGGGCCTTGGCCTGGTATTCATGGAGATTCATGGGCTGCGCCTGTTCGTTATGATTATTAAATAAGCTGAAACCACCAGGGACGATGATGTGCAATTTAGCACATCACGCGCAGGCTGGACTATTCGTAACGCAGCGCGTCGATGGGATTGAGGCCGGCCGCCTTGCGCGCGGGATAAATGCCGAAGACCACGCCGATACCGGCGGAGAACAGGAACGCCAGCAGCACGGCGTCCACCGAGACCGACGCCGACCAGCCGGCGAACGCCGACATCATCACGGTCATGATCCAGCCGATGGCGATGCCGGCGAGTCCGCCGATCAGGCTTACCACCAGGGTTTCCGCCAGGAACTGCGAAAGGATGTCGCGCCGGCGCGCGCCCACGGCCTTGCGCAGGCCGATCTCGCGCGTGCGCTCGGTCACCGATACCAGCATGATGTTCATGATGCCGATGCCGCCCACCAGCAGCGAAATGCCGGCGATGGCGGCGAGCAGGAACGACATGGTGCGGCTGCTTTCCGACAGCGCCGCCTGGATGTCGGCGAGGTTACGGATCTCGAAGGCGTTCTCGCGCTGCGACGGCGGGACCTTGCGGCGTGTCAGCATGAGCTCGGTCACCGCTTCGCTGACGGCTTCGAGATCCTCGGGGCGTTCCGCCTCGATGTCGATGTAATCCACGTAGCTCTTGCCGAGCAACCGGTACATGGCCGTGTTCACGGGCAGCACGATGATGTCGTCCTGGTCGCGCCAGCCGGTCGCGCCCTTCTCGGGCAGCACGCCGATGACCTGGAAATTGATCTTGTTGAGCTTGATGTATTCGCCCACCGGATTCTGGCCGCCGAACAGCTCGCGCACGATCGTGAGCCCGACAAGCGCCACGCGTGCGCGTTTCTGGTTTTCCGCCTCCGTGAAGAAACGCCCGATGCCGGGTTGTGCCGCGCGCATGCGCGCGTATTCGGGTCCGGTGCCGAGCACCTGGGTGTTCCAGTTCTTGTTGCCGAAGCTGACGCGCGCGCGGCCCGATACCGCGGGCGAAATGTCCTTCACGCCCGCGACGTTTTCCCGGATCGAGACCACGTCTTCGACGGTGAGGCGCGTCGTGGCGCCGGCCTCCTGCGCCACCCCGCCGATACGCAACGCCCCCTGACGCAGCACCAGCAGGTTCGATCCCAGCGAAGACAGGCTGCTTTGAATGGCCGTCTGCGCACCCTTGCCGAGCGCCAGCATCGCCACCACCGCCGCCACACCGATCAGGATGCCCAGCATCGACAACGCGGTGCGCACCTTGTTGGCCGCGAGCGCGCGCAAGCCCTGATGCAAATGTTCGCCGATTTCCCTGAAGCGCCAGCGATCCGGTGTCGCGACCACGGCGGCGTCCGGTTCGGCGCGTTGCGACGTCGTTTCCGTCCGTTCATCGGACTGGATGACACCGTCGCGCATGCGGATGCGCCGGCGCGCCTCGCGCGCCACCTCCTCTTCGTGCGTGACCATCACGATGGTAATACCCTGCCGGTTGAGCTCACGCAGAATCGTCATGATCTCGTGCTGACTGGCGCTGTCGAGGTTGCCGGTCGGCTCGTCCGCCAGAATGATGCCCGGCTCGTTGACAAGGGCGCGCGCGATGGCGACACGCTGCTGCTGACCGCCGGACAGCTCGTTCGGCTTGTGGTGTACGCGGTCCCCGAGCCCGACCTGGGCCAGCAGTTTTTCGGCGCGCGTCACATCGAGTTCATGCCGCGAGTACAGCAGGGGCATGGCCACGTTTTCTCTCGCACTGACGCGCGGCAGGAGATTGAACTGCTGGAACACGAAACCGATGGCCTCGCGGCGCAGTACGGCCAGTTCGTCTTCCGGGAGATGCGCCGTCTCCCTGCCCAGCAGGCGGTAGGAACCCGAGTCGGGCACGTCGAGCAGGCCGATCACGTGCATGAGCGTGGACTTGCCTGAACCGGAGGGCCCGGTGATGGCCACGAATTCGCCGGGCTCGATCCTGAGCGACACGCCATGCAGCGCCCGCACGCGGGCGTCTCCCATGCGGTAGGTTTTGTGGATGTCGCGGAGTTCGATCATCCAGTGGTGTTTATCGCTTCCTGCCAAACGGCATCAGCGGACTCGATGCCGTATCCCCGCGTCCTCCCACCTGCATCTGCGGAGCCAGCAGTTTCTCGTTCTCCGTTACGCCTTCCAGCACTTCGGTTTGCTTGCCGTCGCTCAGGCCGGTTTTGATGCGTTTTTCCACCGGCGCGCCATTGGGCTTTGCGGGCGCGAGCAGGACATAGGAATCTCCGTTGCGCGACTTTACCGCGGCATTCGGCGCCAGCAGTACGTTGCGGCGCGTATCCATTATGAAACTCACGTTGGCGGTCATGCCGCTGCGCATGAAGGGCGGTACCGTCTCCGGCAGAACGTCGATCTCGTAGGTCGTGACATTGTTCACGGTCTTGGCGTCATAGGCGATCTGGTCCACGCGTCCCGGGAAGGGCTGCTCCGGATAGGCGTCGAGCACAATTTGCGCCGACTGGCGCAGACGGATCTGCGCGATGTCGGTCTCATCCACCTGCGCCTTGACGGTCAGGCGGTCAGACATGACGAACACGGCGTCGTTGCCGGTGAAGGTCTGGCCGGGTTCGACGCTGCGCGCAATTACTGTCCCGTTGATCGGCGCCAGCACCGGCGTGGCGC
The DNA window shown above is from Sulfuricaulis limicola and carries:
- a CDS encoding efflux RND transporter periplasmic adaptor subunit produces the protein MSTTETGRRYRWILAAAIVMALGAGAYFYWRAGGETQPAYREISVSRGDLELTILSTGVVQPRNRLEIKPPIAGRAEQVLVQEGQNVAKGQIMAWMSSTERAALIDAARARGPEELKRWEELYRATPVLAPINGTVIARSVEPGQTFTGNDAVFVMSDRLTVKAQVDETDIAQIRLRQSAQIVLDAYPEQPFPGRVDQIAYDAKTVNNVTTYEIDVLPETVPPFMRSGMTANVSFIMDTRRNVLLAPNAAVKSRNGDSYVLLAPAKPNGAPVEKRIKTGLSDGKQTEVLEGVTENEKLLAPQMQVGGRGDTASSPLMPFGRKR
- a CDS encoding ABC transporter permease, producing the protein MIELRDIHKTYRMGDARVRALHGVSLRIEPGEFVAITGPSGSGKSTLMHVIGLLDVPDSGSYRLLGRETAHLPEDELAVLRREAIGFVFQQFNLLPRVSARENVAMPLLYSRHELDVTRAEKLLAQVGLGDRVHHKPNELSGGQQQRVAIARALVNEPGIILADEPTGNLDSASQHEIMTILRELNRQGITIVMVTHEEEVAREARRRIRMRDGVIQSDERTETTSQRAEPDAAVVATPDRWRFREIGEHLHQGLRALAANKVRTALSMLGILIGVAAVVAMLALGKGAQTAIQSSLSSLGSNLLVLRQGALRIGGVAQEAGATTRLTVEDVVSIRENVAGVKDISPAVSGRARVSFGNKNWNTQVLGTGPEYARMRAAQPGIGRFFTEAENQKRARVALVGLTIVRELFGGQNPVGEYIKLNKINFQVIGVLPEKGATGWRDQDDIIVLPVNTAMYRLLGKSYVDYIDIEAERPEDLEAVSEAVTELMLTRRKVPPSQRENAFEIRNLADIQAALSESSRTMSFLLAAIAGISLLVGGIGIMNIMLVSVTERTREIGLRKAVGARRRDILSQFLAETLVVSLIGGLAGIAIGWIMTVMMSAFAGWSASVSVDAVLLAFLFSAGIGVVFGIYPARKAAGLNPIDALRYE